A genomic stretch from Pseudomonas mendocina includes:
- a CDS encoding LexA family transcriptional regulator, producing MAGIKQASVSEIERGLTRTSGHLVRLAQVCGADPIWLATGEGAITDAMSNVEPGPAITSQFKAVKIVGTAQMGSEGYWSELDEGEGFVDVPSSDPDAYALRLRGDSMAPAIRSGWIAVIEPSRDLVPGEYVMIRLHDGESMLKELLYSNDHEVSVMSINDAYGRRTIPVEQIEAIHYVGAIVPPSKLRV from the coding sequence ATGGCTGGCATCAAGCAGGCGTCCGTTTCTGAGATAGAGCGCGGCCTAACAAGGACTAGCGGACACCTTGTCCGACTGGCTCAAGTCTGCGGCGCAGACCCTATATGGCTTGCAACTGGCGAGGGCGCGATTACCGACGCCATGAGCAACGTCGAGCCCGGCCCTGCAATCACTTCGCAGTTCAAAGCCGTGAAGATCGTTGGTACAGCCCAGATGGGCAGCGAGGGCTACTGGTCTGAACTTGATGAAGGCGAAGGCTTTGTGGATGTGCCGTCCAGTGATCCAGATGCTTACGCGCTACGCCTGCGCGGCGACAGCATGGCCCCTGCAATTCGCTCGGGATGGATTGCAGTCATTGAGCCGAGCCGGGATCTGGTGCCGGGGGAGTACGTCATGATCCGCCTGCACGATGGAGAAAGCATGCTCAAGGAGCTGCTGTACTCAAACGACCATGAGGTCAGTGTCATGTCGATCAATGACGCCTATGGTCGACGGACAATTCCGGTTGAGCAGATAGAGGCCATTCACTATGTTGGTGCGATTGTGCCACCTAGCAAACTTAGGGTTTAA
- a CDS encoding Cro/CI family transcriptional regulator has product MSTHFEKLVSHFGSQQATAEALGVKQGTVSGWVRGLHGCTAEVAMRAEIITSGAVKARDLRPSIPQAVA; this is encoded by the coding sequence ATGAGCACTCACTTTGAAAAACTTGTCTCGCACTTCGGGTCGCAGCAGGCGACTGCCGAGGCGCTGGGCGTAAAGCAGGGCACAGTTAGCGGCTGGGTGCGAGGCCTGCACGGATGCACTGCCGAGGTTGCAATGCGCGCCGAAATTATCACCAGCGGTGCAGTGAAGGCGCGCGACCTGCGCCCGAGCATTCCGCAGGCTGTCGCATAG